In the genome of Neoarius graeffei isolate fNeoGra1 chromosome 27, fNeoGra1.pri, whole genome shotgun sequence, one region contains:
- the nudt19 gene encoding nucleoside diphosphate-linked moiety X motif 19, with protein sequence MNTTLKHWKEAATVILTAGTKYKRSVESLLRETPAFGSGLTNQQPKPAFDYQVLLLKRSGKSVFMPNAYVFPGGLVDPSDFSSEWLEVFKAFRHLPKFGIATVKQPQETRPPIFATDRKQFGSPIPGDVAFRICAVRETFEESGVLLAVPSEEANTLNTDDQAENDRPGLTALSDQWDKSLIAKWRSLVLENSSNFIRMCRELECLPNIWALYEWGNWITPIGLSGPQRRYDTAFYMCCLEDTPDTLQDQKEIEHYKWSTPPEILHSYRERELWIPPPQLYDIGRMCNFPLLSDLQDFARQRSIEGCEQCHAVILKATDCNIHLLPGDSLYPEKPDSSMSTEKCLEELQKDSPNLHRIVTHDPYQCTVYINITPKYKHLPPLIASRSKHNSKL encoded by the exons ATGAACACAACTTTAAAGCACTGGAAAGAGGCGGCTACTGTGATCTTGACTGCTGGAACAAAGTACAAGCGAAGTGTTGAGTCTCTTTTGAGAGAAACGCCTGCGTTTGGTTCAGGTTTAACAAATCAACAACCAAAACCAGCTTTCGACTATCAAGTGCTGCTGCTCAAACGGAGCGGAAAAAGTGTCTTTATGCCCAACGCTTATGTATTCCCAGGTGGATTAGTGGATCCGTCCGACTTCTCCAGTGAGTGGCTGGAGGTTTTTAAAGCTTTCAGACACCTGCCGAAGTTTGGCATAGCGACGGTGAAGCAGCCGCAAGAAACGAGACCGCCGATATTTGCGACTGACCGGAAACAGTTCGGGTCTCCCATCCCGGGGGATGTGGCTTTCAGAATCTGTGCCGTAAGAGAGACATTTGAGGAATCAGGGGTGCTTTTGGCGGTGCCCAGTGAGGAGGCAAACACCCTGAACACAGATGATCAGGCTGAGAATGACAGGCCGGGGCTGACAGCACTGTCCGATCAGTGGGACAAAAGTCTGATTGCTAAATGGAGATCACTGGTCCTCGAGAACTCGTCGAATTTTATCCGGATGTGCAGAGAGCTCGAATGTTTGCCAAACATATGGGCTCTGTACGAGTGGGGGAACTGGATCACTCCTATTGGCTTGTCCGGACCACAGAGAAGGTACGACACTGCCTTCTACATGTGCTGCTTAGAGGACACCCCGGACACACTGCAAGACCAGAAGGAGATCGAGCATTACAAG TGGTCTACGCCACCTGAAATACTTCACAGCTACCGGGAAAGAGAACTTTGGATTCCACCACCTCAGTTATATGATATTGGACGAATGTGCAATTTTCCTTTACTAAGTGACCTTCAGGACTTTGCTAGACAGAGATCGATAGAAGGCTGTGAGCAGTGTCATGCTGTTATCTTGAAGGCTACTGACTGCAACATACATCTCTTACCAG GTGACAGTCTGTACCCAGAGAAACCTGATAGCAGTATGTCTACAGAGAAGTGTTTGGAAGAGCTGCAGAAGGACAGCCCAAATCTGCATCGCATTGTGACACACGATCCTTACCAGTGCACGGTCTATATTAACATCACGCCTAAATACAAGCATCTACCTCCTCTTATTGCCTCTAGGTCCAAGCATAACAGCAAGCTCTAA